The Peribacillus sp. FSL P2-0133 genome has a segment encoding these proteins:
- the leuD gene encoding 3-isopropylmalate dehydratase small subunit, whose product MEPITIYKGRAAALDRKNVDTDQIIPKQFLKRIERSGFGEFLFYNWRFDENGQERPDFELNQPHNQNTSILIAGENFGCGSSREHAPWSLKDYGFDIIIAPSYADIFKSNCMKNGMVPIALTLTEVNYLMERVSAPDYELTIDLPNQTLKDGQGFETSFEIHPYWKEMLIKGWDEISITLQYDKEISAYESQKKAVSSI is encoded by the coding sequence ATGGAACCCATTACTATATATAAAGGAAGAGCGGCGGCACTTGACCGTAAAAACGTGGATACGGACCAAATCATTCCAAAGCAATTTTTAAAACGGATTGAGAGAAGCGGCTTTGGCGAGTTTTTATTCTATAACTGGCGTTTTGATGAAAATGGACAGGAACGTCCAGATTTTGAATTGAATCAGCCCCATAATCAAAACACATCCATTTTAATAGCAGGTGAGAATTTTGGCTGCGGTTCTTCGCGTGAGCATGCCCCTTGGTCATTGAAAGACTATGGATTCGATATTATCATCGCTCCTTCTTATGCTGATATCTTTAAAAGTAATTGCATGAAAAATGGCATGGTTCCCATCGCTTTAACCCTGACTGAAGTAAACTATTTAATGGAGAGGGTGTCGGCACCTGATTATGAGTTGACGATCGACCTTCCCAATCAGACATTGAAAGATGGTCAAGGGTTTGAAACAAGCTTTGAAATTCATCCATATTGGAAGGAAATGCTCATCAAAGGCTGGGATGAAATTTCGATAACGCTTCAATATGATAAAGAGATTTCTGCATATGAATCTCAAAAAAAGGCAGTATCAAGTATTTAA
- the leuC gene encoding 3-isopropylmalate dehydratase large subunit → MGKSIIEKIWDRHIVNEEENKPDLIYIDLQYIHEVTSPQAFEGLRLKGRSVRRPERTFATMDHNVPTVNRYFIEDDIARKQLEALEQNCKEFGIRLADLDSPDQGIVHVIGPELGLTQPGMTIVCGDSHTSTHGAFGSIAFGIGTSEVEHVLATQTLWQTKPKTLKLEVNGKLGHGVMAKDVILYVISKFGVDFGTGHIIEYCGEVFRDMSMEERMTVCNMSIEGGARAGLVAPDETTFSYLKGRKYLPKGEEFDRCVQDWKSLSSDEDAVYDQEIILDGSLISPMVSWGTNPGMASGVDGKVPTFAEDIMDPKELNRAIEYMGLEEGMPITKIPVQHVFIGSCTNSRIEDLRQAAEMIEGQTVHKGVRAMVVPGSQSVKRQAEDEGLDEIFKSAGFEWRESGCSMCLSMNPDVVPAGEHCASTSNRNFEGRQGAGARTHLVSPAMAAAAAIHGKFVDIRNLKRTEQVH, encoded by the coding sequence ATGGGAAAGTCGATTATAGAGAAAATATGGGATCGCCATATTGTAAATGAAGAGGAGAATAAACCGGATTTAATTTATATAGACCTTCAATATATTCATGAAGTGACCTCTCCGCAAGCATTTGAAGGATTGAGATTAAAAGGACGTTCAGTCAGGAGACCCGAACGTACTTTCGCGACAATGGATCATAATGTGCCAACCGTTAATCGCTATTTCATCGAGGATGATATTGCAAGGAAACAATTAGAGGCGCTTGAGCAAAACTGTAAGGAGTTCGGCATCCGTCTTGCTGATTTAGACAGCCCGGATCAAGGTATCGTTCACGTTATCGGGCCGGAATTAGGCCTTACACAGCCAGGGATGACGATTGTCTGCGGAGACAGTCATACATCCACACATGGTGCGTTTGGCTCGATTGCGTTTGGAATCGGTACGAGTGAGGTCGAGCATGTATTGGCCACACAAACCCTATGGCAAACAAAACCCAAAACATTAAAGCTTGAGGTTAATGGCAAGCTTGGTCATGGCGTGATGGCGAAAGATGTCATTTTATATGTGATTTCTAAATTCGGTGTCGATTTCGGTACGGGACATATCATTGAGTATTGTGGGGAAGTCTTCCGGGATATGTCAATGGAAGAGAGAATGACGGTTTGCAATATGTCGATCGAAGGCGGGGCAAGAGCGGGGCTGGTAGCTCCCGATGAAACAACTTTCTCCTATTTGAAAGGTCGTAAATATTTGCCGAAAGGAGAAGAGTTTGACCGCTGTGTTCAGGACTGGAAGTCACTTTCCAGTGATGAGGATGCTGTATATGACCAAGAAATCATTCTTGATGGCAGCCTGATTTCACCAATGGTTAGCTGGGGGACAAATCCTGGAATGGCTAGTGGAGTGGACGGGAAAGTACCTACCTTCGCAGAAGATATCATGGATCCTAAGGAACTGAATCGGGCCATTGAGTATATGGGTCTTGAGGAAGGCATGCCGATCACGAAAATTCCCGTACAACATGTATTCATAGGATCGTGTACCAATTCACGCATTGAGGACTTACGGCAAGCCGCAGAAATGATCGAAGGCCAAACCGTTCATAAAGGGGTTCGGGCGATGGTTGTACCCGGTTCACAAAGCGTCAAAAGGCAAGCGGAAGATGAAGGGTTGGATGAGATTTTCAAATCTGCGGGGTTCGAATGGCGTGAATCGGGCTGCAGCATGTGCCTGAGCATGAATCCTGACGTTGTTCCGGCCGGTGAGCATTGTGCATCCACAAGTAATCGGAACTTTGAAGGCAGGCAAGGAGCTGGAGCAAGAACGCACCTGGTTAGTCCAGCTATGGCAGCCGCGGCCGCCATTCATGGGAAGTTTGTCGATATCAGGAATTTGAAAAGAACTGAACAAGTCCATTAA
- the leuB gene encoding 3-isopropylmalate dehydrogenase, whose translation MKRNIAVLQGDGIGKEVTRGAVEILEAVAQRYGHDFEFQYGEIGGGAIDNTGSPLPDETVEICKNSDAVLLGAVGGPKWDDQPAHLRPERGLLKIRKDLNLYANIRPISYYSSLSESSPLKKEFIEDVDFVIVRELTGGLYFGKPSERVEKEGKEAVVDTLFYQKSEMKRIIELAFALASDRKKKVTSVDKANVLESSRMWRETAEEIAKDYPDVILEHMLVDNAAMQLIKNPKQFDIIVTENMFGDILSDEASVLTGSLGMLPSASISTKGPNLYEPIHGSAPDIAGKNLANPIGTILSAASMLRLSFGLEDEAKAVEQAVETVLEYGLRTGDIANGQANITSTSEMIAEIKANLLDQEAISNIMGAYA comes from the coding sequence ATGAAAAGGAATATTGCGGTGCTTCAAGGAGATGGCATCGGGAAAGAAGTAACAAGAGGCGCTGTAGAAATCCTCGAAGCCGTTGCCCAAAGATATGGACACGATTTTGAATTTCAATATGGTGAGATTGGCGGCGGGGCCATCGATAACACAGGTTCACCCCTGCCGGATGAAACAGTGGAGATTTGTAAAAACAGCGATGCGGTATTATTAGGGGCAGTTGGAGGACCTAAGTGGGATGACCAGCCTGCGCACCTAAGACCGGAACGAGGTTTGCTGAAAATCCGAAAAGATTTGAATCTTTATGCTAACATCCGTCCAATCAGCTATTATTCCAGCTTGTCGGAATCTTCTCCTCTTAAAAAGGAATTCATTGAAGATGTGGATTTCGTTATTGTCAGGGAACTAACTGGCGGCCTTTATTTCGGAAAGCCAAGTGAACGCGTTGAAAAAGAGGGGAAAGAGGCGGTCGTCGATACACTTTTCTATCAGAAAAGCGAAATGAAGCGCATCATTGAACTTGCATTTGCATTAGCATCGGATCGCAAGAAAAAAGTAACATCCGTGGATAAAGCGAATGTTCTTGAATCCAGCAGGATGTGGCGCGAGACGGCTGAAGAAATTGCCAAGGACTATCCGGATGTAATTCTTGAACATATGCTTGTTGATAATGCAGCCATGCAATTGATTAAAAACCCGAAACAATTTGATATTATCGTGACGGAGAATATGTTCGGTGATATTTTAAGCGATGAAGCGTCGGTATTGACTGGCTCGCTTGGAATGCTTCCTTCCGCCTCTATATCAACAAAAGGGCCAAATCTATATGAACCGATTCATGGCTCTGCCCCGGATATCGCGGGGAAAAACCTGGCCAATCCGATTGGGACGATTTTATCGGCAGCTTCCATGCTGCGTCTATCCTTTGGTTTGGAAGATGAAGCGAAAGCCGTTGAGCAGGCGGTGGAAACGGTCCTTGAATATGGCTTGAGAACAGGCGATATTGCAAATGGCCAAGCGAATATTACGTCTACTTCAGAAATGATTGCAGAAATTAAAGCTAATCTTTTAGACCAGGAAGCCATTTCCAACATCATGGGAGCTTACGCATAA
- a CDS encoding 2-isopropylmalate synthase translates to MRKINIFETTLRDGEQSAGVNLNFTEKLEIAYQLERLGVDIIEAGFPAASKGDFNSVQEIARKIKNSSVTGLARAVKGDIDAAWDSLRGGAEPRLHTFIATSPIHREYKLKMSKQQVIEKSVEMVKYGAARFPIVQWSAEDASRTELDYLAEIVEAVIQAGAKVINIPDTVGYAAPIEYGNIFRYLREHVPSIDKVSLSAHCHDDLGMATANSLAAIEGGATQVEGTINGIGERAGNVALEEVAMALYIRKDFYQAGTDLVLNEIKRTSDLVSRLTGMQVPANKAIIGANAYAHESGIHQDGMLKEKTTYEIISPELVGVSSNSLVLGKHSGRHAFKERLQELNFTVTDEELNSLFVQFKELADNKKTMTDEDIVALVLEEKATDISFYDMVSLQISHGTHQTATATVTLKKGDNEEIQEAATGAGSVEALYNTLERCLGSEISLLDYRIQSVGGGMDALAQVFVKIDYNGVETSGRGLDQDVLEASAKAYLNAVNRVIIMKELEEKAVLL, encoded by the coding sequence TTGCGAAAAATTAATATATTTGAAACTACACTTCGAGATGGGGAGCAATCAGCCGGTGTAAATTTGAATTTTACCGAAAAACTTGAAATTGCTTATCAGCTTGAAAGATTGGGTGTTGATATAATCGAAGCCGGTTTTCCGGCAGCATCCAAAGGGGATTTCAACTCCGTACAGGAAATCGCGCGCAAAATCAAAAACAGCTCTGTCACAGGGCTGGCGCGTGCTGTAAAAGGCGATATTGATGCAGCTTGGGATTCATTAAGGGGCGGCGCAGAACCAAGATTGCATACGTTCATCGCCACTTCGCCCATTCATCGTGAATATAAGTTGAAAATGTCGAAGCAGCAAGTGATTGAAAAGTCGGTTGAAATGGTTAAGTACGGAGCAGCGCGTTTTCCGATCGTGCAATGGTCTGCAGAAGATGCAAGCCGTACAGAACTTGACTATTTGGCTGAAATCGTTGAAGCGGTCATTCAAGCTGGTGCCAAGGTCATTAACATCCCGGATACTGTAGGGTATGCAGCTCCAATCGAATACGGAAACATTTTCAGGTACCTTCGTGAACATGTTCCTTCTATTGATAAAGTTAGTTTATCCGCACACTGCCATGACGATCTTGGAATGGCGACAGCCAATTCATTGGCTGCCATCGAAGGCGGGGCTACGCAAGTCGAAGGCACAATCAACGGAATTGGAGAACGTGCCGGAAATGTGGCGCTCGAAGAAGTGGCTATGGCACTCTACATCCGTAAAGATTTCTATCAAGCGGGAACAGATCTTGTATTGAATGAAATTAAAAGGACCAGTGATTTGGTCAGCCGCCTTACGGGAATGCAAGTTCCTGCTAATAAAGCCATTATTGGTGCCAATGCATACGCACATGAATCTGGCATTCACCAGGATGGCATGTTAAAAGAAAAAACGACATACGAAATCATTTCACCTGAGCTCGTCGGTGTTTCGTCCAATTCACTTGTTCTAGGAAAGCATTCAGGACGCCATGCTTTCAAAGAAAGATTACAAGAGTTGAACTTTACGGTAACGGATGAGGAATTGAACTCGTTATTCGTCCAATTCAAGGAATTGGCCGATAACAAAAAGACGATGACAGATGAAGATATCGTTGCGCTGGTGCTTGAAGAGAAAGCGACGGATATCAGTTTTTATGACATGGTTTCCTTGCAGATTTCCCACGGTACCCATCAGACGGCGACAGCTACGGTCACACTGAAAAAAGGCGATAATGAAGAGATTCAGGAAGCGGCTACAGGTGCCGGCAGTGTTGAAGCCTTATATAACACGCTTGAAAGATGTTTGGGCAGCGAGATCAGCTTGCTGGACTATCGAATTCAATCGGTGGGCGGCGGAATGGATGCCCTTGCCCAGGTTTTTGTGAAAATTGATTATAACGGAGTGGAAACAAGCGGCCGCGGTCTCGATCAGGACGTCTTGGAAGCATCCGCCAAAGCATATTTGAATGCTGTGAACCGTGTGATCATCATGAAGGAACTAGAAGAAAAAGCAGTATTACTATAG
- the ilvC gene encoding ketol-acid reductoisomerase: MAKVYYNAEANENFFNNKKVAVIGYGSQGHAHAQNLRDSGVDVIIGIRKGKSFDKAVEDGFNVYTVKEAAEQADVIMNLLPDETQPKVYQEEIKPVLRAGQALMFAHGFNVHFNQIVPPADVDVLLVAPKGPGHLVRRTYEQGAGVPALFAIYQNVTGEAKELALAYARGIGSLRAGGLETTFQEETETDLFGEQAVLCGGLTALVKAGFETLTEAGYQPEVAYFECLHELKLIIDLMYEGGMENMRYSISDTAQWGDFVSGPRVVTETTKESMKAILKDIQDGEFAKGWILENQANRPVFNAINNRENQHQIEVVGRELRKMMPFVKPQQKEKEVVAVAKN; encoded by the coding sequence ATGGCAAAAGTATATTATAACGCAGAGGCAAACGAGAATTTTTTCAACAATAAAAAGGTAGCGGTAATCGGATATGGTTCACAAGGACACGCACACGCACAAAACCTACGTGACAGCGGTGTAGATGTAATCATCGGAATCAGGAAAGGTAAATCATTCGATAAAGCGGTGGAAGACGGCTTTAATGTTTACACAGTGAAAGAAGCAGCAGAACAGGCAGACGTAATCATGAACCTATTACCGGATGAAACTCAGCCGAAAGTGTACCAAGAAGAAATCAAACCGGTATTGCGTGCAGGTCAAGCGTTAATGTTCGCACACGGATTCAACGTCCATTTCAATCAAATCGTTCCTCCGGCAGATGTAGATGTATTATTAGTCGCTCCAAAAGGTCCGGGACATCTTGTTCGCCGTACATATGAACAAGGTGCAGGGGTGCCGGCATTATTCGCCATCTATCAAAATGTAACGGGTGAAGCAAAGGAATTGGCACTTGCGTACGCTCGGGGAATCGGTTCTTTAAGAGCTGGCGGTTTGGAAACCACTTTCCAGGAAGAAACGGAAACGGATCTATTTGGAGAGCAGGCAGTACTTTGCGGCGGATTGACTGCCCTTGTGAAAGCTGGATTCGAAACCTTGACAGAAGCTGGATACCAACCGGAAGTAGCATATTTCGAGTGTTTACATGAACTTAAATTAATCATCGACCTTATGTATGAAGGCGGAATGGAAAACATGCGCTATTCCATTTCTGACACAGCTCAATGGGGAGATTTCGTTTCTGGACCACGCGTTGTGACGGAAACTACGAAAGAGTCAATGAAAGCGATCTTGAAAGACATCCAAGACGGTGAGTTCGCTAAAGGATGGATCTTGGAAAACCAAGCGAATCGTCCAGTCTTCAATGCGATCAATAATCGTGAAAACCAACATCAAATCGAAGTGGTTGGCCGTGAATTAAGAAAAATGATGCCATTCGTGAAACCTCAACAAAAAGAGAAAGAAGTGGTAGCAGTTGCGAAAAATTAA
- the ilvN gene encoding acetolactate synthase small subunit — MKGILSLTVNNRPGVLNRITNLFTKRNYNIESMTVGPSEQDGISRMTFVVDVDDEAVIEQITKQLNKQIDVLKVFDITNQSIVARELALIKIMVTTQTRAEIYSVIEPFRASVIDVSKDSLTVQITGESDKIEAFIELIKPYGIKELARTGTAAIPRGMQIAHAKSATIV, encoded by the coding sequence ATGAAGGGAATTCTTAGCCTCACCGTGAACAACCGGCCAGGCGTCCTGAATCGGATTACGAACCTGTTCACGAAAAGAAATTATAACATTGAAAGCATGACTGTCGGACCCTCCGAACAGGATGGCATTTCAAGGATGACCTTCGTGGTCGATGTTGATGACGAAGCTGTCATTGAACAGATCACCAAGCAATTGAATAAGCAAATCGATGTTTTGAAAGTATTTGATATTACGAATCAATCGATTGTGGCGAGGGAACTTGCACTCATTAAAATAATGGTGACCACACAAACCCGAGCCGAGATTTATTCAGTCATCGAACCCTTCCGAGCGTCAGTTATAGATGTCAGTAAAGATAGCCTGACAGTTCAAATCACTGGGGAATCGGATAAAATCGAAGCCTTCATTGAACTGATCAAGCCATATGGCATCAAGGAATTGGCAAGGACAGGGACAGCCGCCATCCCGCGTGGAATGCAAATTGCACACGCTAAGAGTGCGACAATCGTATAA
- the ilvB gene encoding acetolactate synthase large subunit, which translates to MTQKSVVADRKSGKTHYSGAEFLLDALKKENVEVIFGYPGGSVLPIYDKLYSSELFHILTRHEQGAIHAAEGYARITGKPGVVIVTSGPGATNIVTGLADAMIDSLPLVVISGQVATSVIGSDAFQEADVLGITTPITKHNYQVRKPEDLPRIIKEAFYIASSGRPGPVLIDIPKDMAIIEGESTDKEPEMDLPGYQPTTKPNYLQIRKLVEAVSGAKRPVILAGAGVLHAKASHLLKEYVEQQGIPVVHTLLGLGGFPAEHPLFTGMGGMHGCYAANMALSKCDLLINIGARFDDRLTGNLAKFAQHATVAHIDIDPAEIGKNVPTKIPVVGSAKEALAELIAQNGKKPDIDVWTTQLTAWNEEFPLRYTHEEGVLKPQRVIQMLHEKTNGEAIVTTDVGQHQMWAAQYYPFNKPNSWVTSGGLGTMGFGLPSALGAQLANPKATVLSISGDGGFQMCLQELSVIAEMNLPIKIIIVNNGALGMVRQWQELFHDNRFSHSIFQSHPDFVKLADAYGIPGYKVTTEEEASNCLDVALKTDGPVLIDFRVKQKENVFPMVAQGKGLDEMEGV; encoded by the coding sequence ATGACACAAAAGTCAGTTGTTGCTGATCGGAAGAGTGGAAAGACACATTATAGTGGAGCCGAATTTCTGCTGGATGCATTGAAAAAGGAAAATGTTGAAGTCATCTTTGGTTATCCGGGTGGATCTGTATTGCCGATTTATGACAAGCTTTACAGTTCAGAACTTTTTCATATTTTGACAAGGCACGAACAAGGTGCGATTCATGCAGCGGAAGGATACGCCAGGATTACCGGCAAGCCGGGGGTGGTCATAGTAACATCGGGTCCAGGGGCAACGAACATTGTCACCGGTTTGGCCGATGCGATGATTGACTCTTTACCGCTTGTGGTAATTTCGGGTCAGGTTGCTACAAGTGTAATTGGTTCGGACGCTTTCCAGGAAGCTGATGTACTGGGGATTACTACCCCGATTACAAAACATAACTATCAGGTAAGGAAGCCGGAAGACCTTCCGCGCATTATAAAAGAAGCCTTTTATATCGCTTCAAGCGGCCGTCCCGGTCCAGTATTAATCGATATACCTAAGGATATGGCCATTATAGAAGGTGAATCGACGGATAAGGAGCCAGAAATGGATCTCCCTGGCTATCAGCCGACGACCAAGCCTAATTACTTACAGATCAGAAAGCTTGTTGAAGCCGTAAGCGGAGCGAAAAGACCGGTCATTCTTGCAGGGGCAGGAGTCCTGCATGCAAAGGCCTCCCATCTATTAAAGGAATATGTCGAGCAGCAAGGCATTCCCGTCGTCCACACTTTATTGGGTCTTGGGGGCTTTCCGGCGGAACATCCTCTCTTTACCGGAATGGGTGGTATGCATGGTTGCTATGCAGCAAACATGGCGTTATCGAAATGTGATCTATTAATAAATATCGGTGCCAGGTTCGATGATCGATTGACTGGGAATCTAGCGAAATTCGCACAGCATGCAACAGTGGCCCATATCGATATTGATCCAGCGGAAATCGGTAAAAATGTGCCGACAAAAATTCCGGTCGTCGGAAGTGCCAAGGAAGCTCTGGCGGAGTTGATTGCGCAAAATGGCAAGAAACCGGATATTGATGTATGGACAACGCAGCTGACTGCATGGAATGAAGAGTTCCCATTGCGTTATACACATGAAGAAGGCGTACTGAAACCTCAGCGTGTCATCCAGATGCTTCATGAAAAAACGAATGGGGAGGCCATTGTTACGACGGATGTTGGACAGCATCAAATGTGGGCGGCACAATACTATCCGTTTAACAAACCGAATTCATGGGTCACTTCCGGTGGATTGGGGACGATGGGCTTTGGCTTACCTTCGGCTCTCGGAGCGCAACTGGCGAATCCGAAAGCGACGGTGCTTTCCATTTCGGGGGATGGTGGATTCCAGATGTGCCTGCAGGAACTTTCAGTCATTGCCGAAATGAATCTGCCAATCAAGATCATCATCGTCAACAACGGGGCACTCGGGATGGTAAGACAGTGGCAGGAACTCTTTCATGATAACCGCTTCTCACACAGTATTTTTCAATCGCATCCGGACTTCGTGAAATTGGCCGATGCTTATGGAATTCCGGGATACAAAGTGACGACGGAGGAAGAGGCAAGTAACTGCCTGGATGTAGCGTTAAAAACTGATGGTCCAGTGTTGATTGATTTCCGTGTAAAACAAAAAGAAAATGTCTTTCCGATGGTAGCACAAGGAAAAGGGCTTGATGAAATGGAAGGAGTTTAA
- a CDS encoding GNAT family N-acetyltransferase, whose translation MVDIKKGESSFFVEESGEKLAEITFFKSGDDEITVDHTVVSDKLRGQKVGNALVEKVIGFAREEKLKIVPVCSFVQKQFEKNAEYEDVLAK comes from the coding sequence ATGGTGGATATCAAAAAAGGTGAAAGTTCTTTTTTTGTCGAAGAATCTGGTGAGAAACTAGCGGAAATCACATTCTTTAAATCAGGTGATGATGAAATCACGGTCGATCATACCGTTGTTTCTGACAAGCTTCGCGGACAAAAGGTAGGAAATGCCCTTGTTGAAAAGGTAATAGGGTTCGCAAGGGAGGAAAAACTGAAAATTGTTCCGGTATGTTCGTTCGTTCAAAAACAATTTGAAAAAAATGCAGAATACGAGGATGTATTGGCTAAATGA